One part of the Phycisphaeraceae bacterium genome encodes these proteins:
- the infB gene encoding translation initiation factor IF-2 has protein sequence MAKRIHDIAKELGIKSKAIIEKCLAEGIPSDKVKNHMAVLSPGLEASIREWFAASVSGEAPSATAVETTAHVDIEKVRAKPRRRTASKDSASAGDSSATSVAEADAESTETVEPGYVQETAKAAPVGHGHGDDEPTDAEDVTRTEAPAPRATPVEDTPAAGAAKEEVQESEAVAPPAEPQPSARPVPEEPREESPRAPGHGPARGGRATVSPAPMNVPERPKVVAPAGKRLEIQTPVKLSGPRVVRIEAPEVIDRPKPRRIGTGDGGPRGPMAPGGGSGASDDDRGRVARRAGGNKRRTDGLATPTKTPRRKADEPPAGVFSEQDLAEREARLARAGGYLKKRRHDLKMREQSHGESRATASQVGGGVVRIAAPFTIKDLSAATGVKSSEILKKLLLQGIMATANSGIDTDKAQEIMIDFNIELETTEARTAEQVVTDRFVDREAIDLRPRGPIVTILGHVDHGKTSLLDKIRNANVAAGEAGGITQATSAFKVPVTIGGETKTIVFLDTPGHEAFTQMRSRGAALTDVVVLVVSAPEGVMPQTVESINHAKAAGVPIVVALNKVDRPDATEARINQTLSQLADQGLNPVEWGGTTEVVHTSATKGVGIDKLLEILDLQGQLLELKADCAGPARGTVVEARLEEGRGPVASVIVQDGELKVGDFIVVGRAFGKVRDIVDDRGERLKSVTPPAPVQVSGFDELPDAGDKFFIVHSLKEAQEAAEQRRHRMRQAALAQPKVTLDSLFSQMAASAVKEILVVLKADVQGSVDVIKHEIEKIATKEVKARVLHAAVGGINESDVLLANASNAIIIGFNVIAANKARQLAEAKGVEIRTYQVIYEITDDIRKAAEGLLEPERRQEVLGHAEVRRVYKLSKFGAVAGCYVTDGVIERNALIRVTRNGVVIENDRVLEQLKRFKDDAKEVKNGTECGMKIVGYDDIKEGDVLECYKNIEVKRTL, from the coding sequence TTGGCCAAGCGCATTCATGACATTGCCAAGGAACTTGGCATCAAGTCCAAGGCCATCATTGAGAAGTGCCTTGCGGAGGGGATCCCCTCCGACAAGGTGAAGAATCACATGGCCGTGCTCTCGCCGGGTCTGGAAGCGTCGATCCGCGAGTGGTTCGCCGCGTCCGTCAGCGGCGAGGCGCCGTCCGCGACCGCCGTGGAGACCACCGCTCACGTCGACATCGAAAAGGTGCGGGCCAAGCCGCGCCGACGCACCGCGAGCAAGGACAGTGCCTCCGCCGGCGACTCATCGGCGACTTCGGTCGCGGAAGCCGACGCGGAATCCACCGAAACGGTCGAGCCGGGATACGTGCAGGAAACCGCGAAGGCCGCGCCGGTTGGTCATGGCCACGGCGATGACGAGCCGACCGACGCCGAGGATGTGACTCGGACCGAGGCGCCGGCGCCACGAGCAACGCCCGTCGAGGACACGCCGGCCGCCGGCGCCGCCAAGGAAGAAGTCCAAGAGTCCGAAGCGGTTGCTCCGCCCGCCGAACCTCAGCCGTCCGCGAGGCCGGTGCCGGAAGAGCCGCGAGAGGAGTCGCCACGGGCGCCCGGGCACGGCCCCGCTCGCGGCGGGCGGGCGACGGTCAGCCCGGCGCCGATGAACGTCCCCGAGCGTCCAAAGGTGGTGGCCCCGGCCGGGAAGCGGCTTGAGATCCAGACTCCCGTCAAACTCTCCGGTCCTCGCGTGGTCCGGATCGAAGCGCCCGAGGTCATTGACCGGCCGAAGCCCAGGCGGATCGGCACTGGGGATGGAGGCCCGCGCGGGCCGATGGCCCCAGGTGGAGGGAGTGGAGCGAGCGATGATGACCGCGGGCGGGTTGCCCGGCGGGCGGGCGGGAACAAGCGGCGCACCGATGGGCTGGCAACCCCTACAAAGACTCCACGCCGCAAAGCCGATGAGCCGCCGGCCGGCGTCTTCTCCGAGCAGGACCTCGCCGAGCGAGAGGCCCGTCTTGCCCGGGCCGGTGGGTACCTCAAGAAGCGTCGCCACGATCTCAAGATGCGGGAGCAGTCCCACGGTGAGTCCCGTGCGACCGCTTCGCAGGTGGGCGGCGGTGTCGTCCGGATCGCCGCACCGTTCACGATCAAGGACCTGTCCGCGGCGACGGGGGTCAAGTCGTCCGAGATCCTTAAGAAGCTCCTTCTCCAGGGCATCATGGCGACTGCCAACTCGGGCATCGACACCGACAAGGCCCAGGAGATCATGATCGACTTCAACATCGAGCTCGAGACGACGGAAGCCCGGACGGCCGAGCAGGTCGTCACGGACCGGTTCGTCGATCGTGAGGCAATCGACCTGCGGCCGCGGGGCCCGATCGTGACCATCCTCGGTCACGTCGACCATGGCAAGACCAGCCTGCTCGACAAGATCCGCAACGCGAACGTGGCGGCGGGCGAGGCGGGCGGGATCACCCAGGCCACCAGCGCCTTCAAGGTGCCTGTGACGATCGGCGGCGAGACCAAGACGATCGTTTTCCTCGATACGCCCGGTCACGAGGCGTTCACCCAGATGCGCTCGCGCGGTGCGGCGCTCACCGATGTGGTCGTGCTCGTCGTCTCGGCGCCCGAGGGGGTCATGCCACAGACGGTGGAGTCGATCAACCACGCCAAGGCGGCGGGTGTGCCCATCGTCGTCGCGCTCAACAAGGTCGATCGTCCGGATGCGACCGAGGCCCGCATCAACCAGACTCTCTCCCAGCTGGCTGATCAGGGGCTCAACCCCGTCGAGTGGGGCGGGACGACCGAGGTGGTCCACACGAGCGCCACCAAGGGCGTCGGGATCGACAAGCTCCTCGAAATCCTCGACCTGCAGGGACAGTTGCTGGAGTTGAAGGCGGACTGTGCGGGCCCGGCCCGGGGCACCGTCGTCGAAGCCCGACTGGAAGAAGGACGCGGCCCGGTGGCCAGCGTGATCGTCCAGGACGGCGAGCTCAAGGTTGGCGACTTCATCGTTGTCGGGCGGGCATTCGGCAAGGTGCGTGATATCGTCGATGACCGGGGCGAACGGCTCAAGAGCGTTACGCCGCCGGCGCCCGTGCAGGTCTCCGGGTTCGACGAGCTTCCGGACGCGGGCGACAAGTTCTTCATCGTCCATTCGCTCAAGGAAGCGCAGGAAGCCGCGGAGCAGCGCCGGCACCGCATGCGCCAGGCCGCTCTCGCCCAGCCGAAGGTCACGCTGGACAGCCTCTTCTCGCAGATGGCGGCGAGCGCGGTCAAGGAGATCCTGGTCGTGCTCAAGGCCGACGTGCAGGGCTCCGTGGACGTGATCAAGCACGAGATCGAGAAGATCGCCACCAAGGAGGTCAAGGCCCGCGTCCTGCACGCCGCCGTCGGCGGCATCAACGAATCGGACGTGCTCCTGGCCAACGCGTCGAACGCGATCATCATCGGTTTCAATGTCATCGCGGCGAACAAGGCCCGTCAGCTGGCGGAGGCCAAGGGCGTCGAGATCCGGACGTACCAGGTGATCTACGAGATCACCGACGACATCCGCAAGGCCGCCGAGGGCCTGCTCGAGCCCGAGCGCCGGCAGGAGGTCCTGGGCCACGCCGAGGTGCGTCGCGTGTACAAGCTCAGCAAGTTCGGCGCCGTGGCGGGCTGCTACGTCACCGACGGGGTTATTGAGCGAAATGCACTTATCCGCGTGACCCGCAACGGCGTGGTGATCGAGAACGATCGGGTCCTGGAGCAGCTCAAGCGGTTCAAGGATGACGCGAAAGAGGTCAAGAACGGGACCGAGTGCGGCATGAAGATTGTCGGCTATGACGACATCAAGGAGGGCGACGTGCTCGAGTGCTACAAGAACATCGAGGTGAAGCGGACACTGTGA
- the rbfA gene encoding 30S ribosome-binding factor RbfA encodes MTRRTEQLASTLQRAVQEVMARGLSDPRARGMITITGCTVSPDLKHAEIMVSVYPEKHQDLTIHAIRDAARHIRRKAAERMALSVLPELNFRVDKSTKREAEVLDVLAKVAEENRAREKAAGGSDAAGREGDEPAWPSDHDVEDPKA; translated from the coding sequence ATGACCAGGCGAACCGAGCAACTCGCATCAACGCTACAGCGGGCAGTGCAGGAAGTGATGGCCAGAGGCCTAAGCGACCCCAGGGCTCGGGGCATGATCACGATCACGGGGTGCACCGTCTCGCCGGATCTGAAGCACGCGGAGATTATGGTCTCCGTTTACCCCGAGAAGCACCAGGATCTCACGATCCACGCAATCCGCGACGCCGCCCGCCATATCCGCCGCAAGGCGGCCGAGCGGATGGCGCTCTCCGTGCTGCCGGAACTGAACTTCCGCGTGGACAAGAGCACGAAGCGAGAGGCGGAAGTGCTAGACGTTCTTGCCAAGGTGGCGGAAGAGAACCGTGCCCGGGAGAAGGCCGCCGGTGGCTCCGATGCCGCAGGGCGCGAGGGCGACGAGCCGGCATGGCCTTCCGATCACGATGTTGAGGACCCAAAGGCATGA
- a CDS encoding DUF503 domain-containing protein codes for MSQERSIGGSVMPRLFPAAHTMHIGILQFELHVSDSESLKDKRRVVRSVKDRLHREHQVSIAEVGLLDHRSVARLGLACVAGEVGRVIQVLDSVTRKLHDLGNARLGELSREVISDAGLILGEAADDGSPLWTSEEARDAGEKDA; via the coding sequence GTGAGCCAAGAACGCTCGATCGGCGGCTCGGTCATGCCTCGCCTCTTCCCCGCGGCTCACACCATGCACATCGGCATCCTCCAGTTTGAGCTTCACGTTTCCGACAGCGAGTCGCTCAAGGATAAACGGCGGGTCGTGCGTTCAGTCAAGGACAGGCTGCACCGCGAGCACCAGGTTTCGATCGCTGAGGTGGGTTTGCTCGACCATCGGAGCGTGGCGAGGCTCGGGCTTGCATGCGTCGCGGGCGAGGTCGGGCGGGTGATCCAGGTGCTCGATAGCGTGACTCGAAAGTTGCACGACCTCGGCAATGCCAGACTGGGCGAACTGTCGCGAGAGGTAATCTCGGACGCCGGGCTCATCTTGGGGGAGGCCGCAGATGATGGTTCGCCGCTGTGGACCTCCGAGGAGGCCCGCGACGCGGGGGAGAAGGACGCATGA